The Branchiostoma floridae strain S238N-H82 chromosome 10, Bfl_VNyyK, whole genome shotgun sequence genome has a segment encoding these proteins:
- the LOC118424795 gene encoding solute carrier family 35 member G1-like, with translation MRDTVPAESETEITVEEPEGQNGSVCHDDHHISQIEETETSDTTTLIVDNNIRTQEDATSKPDVPKPCCPGLGLFYAFCSCFFFSSASLCVKLISRDNPMSPLEITLFRHIITGLCLLPAMIYLKVPILARPGQRMILTLRGLFGASALCFSYYAVQHMPLADASVVIFSSPIFTGIFGRICLKERYGLFDILLTFVTFAGVVLIARPAFLFGGDAASYGTTEHLLATGSAFLTAMLSALAFIVMRKSSAGLGIHYLVQIMFLSIVGTIGTVIVLAITRGFTLPPCGIDRYFLIAVGLGGLVGQIFMTKSFLYEKAHAIAVVRTMDIVFAFVFQYLFLNHTPTWLSVGGAILVASGTVGLAVKKWYVSSKADSKVNR, from the coding sequence ATGAGAGACACAGTGCCTGCAGAGTCAGAGACTGAAATTACAGTGGAAGAACCCGAAGGACAGAATGGTTCAGTTTGCCATGATGATCATCACATATCCCAAATAGAAGAGACAGAGACGTCTGACACTACAACCCTTATAGTAGACAACAATATAAGAACACAGGAGGACGCTACAAGCAAACCTGATGTTCCCAAACCATGCTGTCCTGGGCTCGGCTTGTTCTACGCGTTTTGTtcctgtttcttcttctcttccGCTTCTCTGTGTGTGAAGCTGATATCACGAGACAATCCCATGAGCCCCCTGGAGATAACGCTATTCCGCCACATTATAACCGGCCTGTGCCTCCTTCCAGCCATGATATACTTAAAGGTGCCAATCCTGGCTAGGCCGGGACAGAGAATGATTCTGACGTTACGCGGACTCTTCGGTGCTTCAGCGCTGTGTTTCTCGTACTACGCGGTCCAACACATGCCTCTTGCAGATGCCTCTGTCGTGATATTCAGCTCGCCAATTTTCACAGGGATTTTCGGACGAATCTGTTTGAAGGAGCGCTATGGACTGTTTGACATCTTGCTAACGTTCGTGACCTTCGCGGGAGTTGTGCTGATCGCAAGGCCAGCATTTCTCTTTGGAGGTGATGCCGCAAGTTATGGAACCACGGAACACTTGTTAGCGACTGGATCTGCGTTTTTGACCGCGATGTTGAGTGCCTTAGCGTTTATTGTCATGAGGAAGAGCAGTGCAGGGCTTGGAATCCACTACCTTGTCCAGatcatgtttttgtcaataGTCGGTACAATCGGCACGGTCATAGTTTTAGCGATAACAAGGGGTTTCACTCTTCCACCATGTGGTATTGACAGGTATTTCCTTATAGCAGTAGGATTGGGTGGTCTGGTTGGGCAAATTTTTATGACAAAGTCATTCCTGTATGAAAAAGCTCATGCCATAGCAGTGGTGAGAACAATGGATATTGTCTTTGCATTCGTTTTCCAGTATCTGTTCCTTAACCACACACCGACATGGCTAAGTGTAGGAGGAGCGATACTTGTTGCCAGTGGAACAGTTGGACTGGCCGTCAAGAAGTGGTATGTGTCTTCTAAAGCTGACAGCAAAGTGAATAGATAA